GAAGATGGCGCGGCCACCGATATCACCGGTCAATTGCATAAGATCGGGGAAGGTCACCCGGTCGAAGAGCACGGGGTTTGCGCGACGCTCCTCCAGCACGAGAGGAGCGAGGATGGATTGGCGTTCGCTTGCGTGAGATTCGATCAATGCGCGAATGACTTCCTCCGGCATTTGCGGCTGGTCTGCCAGCAGAAATACGGCTGAACCCACATTATCTGGCAATTTGTCGATCCCTTTAGTAACAGATGTGCTCTGCCCCAGTTCGAAATCCGGGTTATGGACGAGGCTCACGGGGAGGTCTCTTAGGTGAGATTCGATTTCAGCGTGGCGAAAGCCTGTAACGACAACCACCGGTTCAAGTCCCGCGCGAAGCGCAGTTTCTGTCACTTGTCGAACGAAGGGCTTTCCCTTCCAATCCAGTAATTGCTTGAAATGGCCGTAGCGACTCGACTTCCCAGCCGCGAGGACGATGCCTGCCGTGCGTTCGATGAGACGAAATGTTCCGTGTTCGAGTGACCCAACGACGACTGAATCGAAATGATTTAACAATGTGCGTGCCAACCCGCCACCGATGGATTGGAGTTCCGGGGTATCTGCCTGGTTAAGCAGTTCGATCCGCCTTGCTTTTTCGGGGATGTTTTTCAACGCTCCCATCGGATGCGTGAGGATTCCTAAAAGCGCCTGCGCTGTGATCGTTTCGCCGGGCGCAAGACCGCAAAGCTGGGAGAATAGTTCAGCGCGATGGACATGTTCTTCATCAAGGGGCATACCGAGGGCGGATAATCCTGAGATATGAACAACGATCTCGGCGAACCCAGGGATGGGAGGTTCATGAGCTGCGGGAGCCTTGAGCGGTTTCTGTCGCGACCCGTCTGCTTCGATGAGAAGGGGAATGTTTTTTTGCGATGATACTGTGCGCAGCCAGTTCAAAGGATCCTGTTCAATCGGCTTGGTTTTATCATCTTCGACCTTACCTGTAAATAAAACGATGCCAGTATCCGGAATAACAATATCCTTTTCTGCGCCGACCATGATGTGATGATCTGCCAGTGGGATTTGCCACACACCGAGATGCGAGGTCGCCGTGACGAAGACAGGGGAATTCGCATTGTTTTCAGTAATCTGGCGGGCAAGCCGAAAGAGCGCGGTGGTCTTGCCGCCTG
This portion of the Anaerolineales bacterium genome encodes:
- the yqeC gene encoding putative selenium-dependent hydroxylase accessory protein YqeC, with the translated sequence MKMSLPLNLFRALRLDQTARAPIICFIGSGGKTTALFRLARQITENNANSPVFVTATSHLGVWQIPLADHHIMVGAEKDIVIPDTGIVLFTGKVEDDKTKPIEQDPLNWLRTVSSQKNIPLLIEADGSRQKPLKAPAAHEPPIPGFAEIVVHISGLSALGMPLDEEHVHRAELFSQLCGLAPGETITAQALLGILTHPMGALKNIPEKARRIELLNQADTPELQSIGGGLARTLLNHFDSVVVGSLEHGTFRLIERTAGIVLAAGKSSRYGHFKQLLDWKGKPFVRQVTETALRAGLEPVVVVTGFRHAEIESHLRDLPVSLVHNPDFELGQSTSVTKGIDKLPDNVGSAVFLLADQPQMPEEVIRALIESHASERQSILAPLVLEERRANPVLFDRVTFPDLMQLTGDIGGRAIFDRHQVSYLPWHDDILIFDVDKPEDYERLKNLEGMN